The following is a genomic window from Sporosarcina jeotgali.
GGATGTAATTCCGTAAGGCACACAAACCATAACGTTCGGCTTTTTCCATGCGCCGCCAGAAGCTTTAGTCGCTTCCTTCATGTAGTGCTCAATCATTGCTGTTGTAATATCAAAATCAGCAATAACTCCGTCTTTCATCGGGCGTGTTGCAACGATCGATCCTGGCGTACGGCCGATCATATTTTTCGCAGCACTACCTACAGCTACGATTTCATTTGTCATCGTATTTTTCGCAACTACGGATGGTTCCCGCAGAACAATTCCTTTTCCTTTGATGAAAACCAACGTATTGGCGGTGCCGAGGTCAATCCCGACATCTCTCGCTCCTAGTCCAAACAAATTCGTTCTTCCTTTCTGCAGTACCGTTTTATGAGGCTTCTTAAAAGCATACACCATAGTATAACGGAAAGGCGAACAAATTCACAGTGTCACATGTATCCCTTTTCTTTAAGGGAGATAAAGCGCTGATCTCCTATGATAATATGATCCAAAAGATCGATACCCATGAGTTCGCCGGCTTCTGCAAGTCGTTTTGTCACTTCAATATCTTCAGGAGACGGTGTTGCATTGCCTGAAGGATGGTTATGCGCGACGACTAGTGATGCCGCAGAGCGTTTCACAGCTTCTCGGAATATTTCTCTCGGATGCACAATTGAAGAATTCAAACTGCCTATGAAAATCGTCTGCTTATGCAGCACTTCGTTTTTCACATTCAGAAACAGCACGACAAAATGTTCTTGCGTCAATTTTGACATGTCAGTCATTAAATAAGCTGCTGCATCTTCAGGCGACTTAATCGCGTAGCGGCCCGTTTGTGCAACCGAGTAAATTCGTTTGCCGAGTTCAGCTGCTGCCATGATCTGCACGGCTTTCGCATCCCCTACACCTTTGACCGCTGTCAATTCTTCAATGGTGACGTCACGCAAGTCCTGGATTTTATCAAACTCAGATAATAGTTTGTTCGCAAGGACGAGGACGGATTCCTCCCGGGAACCCGTACGGAGTAATATCGCAACAAGCTCTTGATTGGATAAACTGGCTGCTCCTTGGCGCGTCATCCGCTCACGCGGTCTGTCGGCAAAATGGATATCCCGAATCATTAATGTATCTTTATAATCCACCGGCATCAGCGCTCGTCCCCTTTCAGCCAAATGAGACCACTCGCGCGCATTTTGTCTGCAAGCTCCGCAATAGGAAGACCTACAACATTATCGTAATCACCTGAAATTTCTTTAACAAGCAATCCCCCTGCTGTTTGAATACCGTAGCCGCCTGCTTTGTCCAGCGGGTCACCAGTTGCTGCATATGCTTGAATAAGTGCATGATCTAACGTCCGAAATGTCACTTCGGTAATGGATGTAAAATGGGTGACCGCGCCTTCTCTCAAAATAGTGACGCCGGTTATGACACTGTGAGTCCGTCCCGATAGCTCTTCCAGAAATTCTGCTGCTTGCGCAACAGACTTCGGCTTCGGGTACACCTTTCCGTCTAACGCGACCACCGTATCAGCTCCAATTATTAGAGACTTTGGGTGGTCTTCGTATATAGCGGACGCCTTAATGGACGACAAAACGCTCGCATAAGTTTCCGGCTTTTCACCATTTTCTATCGGACGTTCCTCCGCATTGCTTGCATGCACTGTAAATGGCATTCCTAATCGTCCAAGTAATTCCTTTCGTCGCGACGATGCAGAAGCTAGAATAAGTGTTTCATTCGTTTCAAAAAACATGGATAAATGCCCCCTTTGCCACATCATACGTCAATGTGTTTCAGAAGAAAATTGTGTGAAAAACTGCAAAATATGACTTTGACCTCTTTTTAGCTATCAAAAATCAAGTTTGACACACTCTCCTGTGTCAGCATAATGAGCTAATATATGCATCTTGATGATATTCAAATCATCTGTAAACGCAGTGATGGCGGCAATGTTAGTCGTGAATGCATCTTTTTTCTTTTCTCCTTCTGTCTGTTTTCGTGAAGCAGCCAAATCCTGAATTTCGGAAATTTGCTTAGCATTCAACACACTCCTCAAAAGTTCGCCTTCTCCACTGCTGCATGCTAACGGGGAAACGGTCACTTGTTTACGGAAAGCGCCATCCTCTCCCGCTGGATCTGCATCTATTTCAGAAAGTCCTAATGCACTCCATACATAAAATTGTCCATTCGCATGCACGGAAGCGGCTTTCGGCAAGTTTTCATCCGCTATAAACGATGCGGCTGACGCCTTTGAAGAAAACACGCCATGCTGTTTTGCATACATGGGAATCGGCGCCCCGGCCGCTGCTGTATCAGGCTTAGATTCATCTTTCTTGTCATCGGTTTGAGCCGATGCCGGCCCGTTCGCAGGCACTCCGGTATCCGGTGAAGCGGAGGTTTCAGGTTTCTCCGTCTTTAAAAGGATAAACCCGACAATCGCTACGGCTGCTATCCCTAACAGCACCCCTTGTCCGAGCGCAAGCATAATTGTCATTTTCGTATACTTTTTCTTGAAATTCATAACAATCCCCCCAGTTTCATTAACCGTACCAAAACGGACATGAAAAAGAACAAGACTGGTGTCGTCTTGTTCTGGAAAATTGTTCGACTTAAGTAAACAGCGTCAGATACCATCCGACAAGGGCATTTCCGTAAAAATAACTGATAACAGCTGCAACTGCGATGGAAGGACCAAAAGGCACGGGAGTTTTCCGGCCTTGGCGGGTCCGTCTGAGATGTATAATCCCTACAATTGAACCAATTAAAGCTGCCAGGAACAGCGTAAACAGCGTCAGCTTCGTTCCAAGTACAAGGCCGATGACGAAAAATAGTTTAATATCCCCGCCGCCCATGCCGCCCTTCGACATAATCGCGATTAAGAAGAGTACTAGGAAACCAACTGCTGCTCCAAGGAAACTATCCCACCATGGCTCTAACGGACTTACAAACCGCAATAGAGCGATTGCGATTCCAAACGGCAGCAAGATTTTGTTCGGAATCAACATATAGGCGGTATCTGAAACTGTAATGATGACTAACATCGAGATGAAGAGAAGCGCGACAAGCAGTTCAATGGAAAACCCTAAATAATAGAATGCTAGGGAGAATAACACCCCAGTAACGAGTTCCATCAATGGGTAAATTGCATTGATTTTAGTTCCGCATCCACGGCATTTCCCCCGCAGAAATAAATAAGAACCTACCGGAATCAAATCCAGTGCAGTCAGACGCCGATCACAAACCGTACAATGTGAAGGGGGCGATACGATTGATTCCTTTTTTGGAACTCGCAGCCCAACCACATTATAAAACGAACCGAATACAAGTCCGTAAATGAAGAAAAAACCAACCCAGACAGCCGTCATTCGTCTTCACCTGCACGAGTTGTCGGATCTTCTTTTCCTGCAGGCTTCGGCGCGTCCAGTTTCGGAACTTCAGGAACTAGTTCATGGAGATCAGGACGATAGAATGCTTGGAAAGAAACAGTGAGTTCAATCGGTTCTTTTTCAGCAGCCGCTTCCCGAATCTCTTCAGGTGTATCCAACTCAATCGATTGTACGACAAAAATACGTTCCGCCGCTTCCACTTCTCGTATGAATTGATCAACCTCTTCATATGTAGAAGCAGCAAGTGCAACCTCAATCGTCATTCGTTTTAGGGCAAGCGCAGGATCTTCCATCCCTGCATCCAGCTGCTCAGTTGATTCAATTGGTATTTCATTGAGATCATCTTGAGTAAACATTACATTGTTAATCAATGCCTTCGATTTCACTTCAGCTTTTTCCAGTTGGACGAGCAGCAAATCCTCCAGCGGGAGAACAGGAACTTTCCGTTGCAAAGGACGGGAGCTATTTGACTGTTCCACTGGCTTCGCAGCAACTTGCCGCTGCAGCTCAAAGATGACTTCGCGCTGATCCACGATTGAATTAACGACTCTAGTATTCTCTTCTTTTGCTGG
Proteins encoded in this region:
- a CDS encoding Maf family protein, whose amino-acid sequence is MFFETNETLILASASSRRKELLGRLGMPFTVHASNAEERPIENGEKPETYASVLSSIKASAIYEDHPKSLIIGADTVVALDGKVYPKPKSVAQAAEFLEELSGRTHSVITGVTILREGAVTHFTSITEVTFRTLDHALIQAYAATGDPLDKAGGYGIQTAGGLLVKEISGDYDNVVGLPIAELADKMRASGLIWLKGDER
- a CDS encoding prepilin peptidase, whose amino-acid sequence is MTAVWVGFFFIYGLVFGSFYNVVGLRVPKKESIVSPPSHCTVCDRRLTALDLIPVGSYLFLRGKCRGCGTKINAIYPLMELVTGVLFSLAFYYLGFSIELLVALLFISMLVIITVSDTAYMLIPNKILLPFGIAIALLRFVSPLEPWWDSFLGAAVGFLVLFLIAIMSKGGMGGGDIKLFFVIGLVLGTKLTLFTLFLAALIGSIVGIIHLRRTRQGRKTPVPFGPSIAVAAVISYFYGNALVGWYLTLFT
- the radC gene encoding RadC family protein, which gives rise to MPVDYKDTLMIRDIHFADRPRERMTRQGAASLSNQELVAILLRTGSREESVLVLANKLLSEFDKIQDLRDVTIEELTAVKGVGDAKAVQIMAAAELGKRIYSVAQTGRYAIKSPEDAAAYLMTDMSKLTQEHFVVLFLNVKNEVLHKQTIFIGSLNSSIVHPREIFREAVKRSAASLVVAHNHPSGNATPSPEDIEVTKRLAEAGELMGIDLLDHIIIGDQRFISLKEKGYM